In one Myotis daubentonii chromosome 1, mMyoDau2.1, whole genome shotgun sequence genomic region, the following are encoded:
- the LOC132241407 gene encoding LOW QUALITY PROTEIN: zinc finger protein 217-like (The sequence of the model RefSeq protein was modified relative to this genomic sequence to represent the inferred CDS: inserted 2 bases in 1 codon; substituted 4 bases at 4 genomic stop codons), which produces MTGNMPTQSLLVYMDGPEVTGNSLGSQMELDDAMSVKGTTTVPFRATQEKSIIQIEGYTPLECMFCRQTFTHSEDLSKHVLLQHRPILCEPSVLCVEAEYLSPLDKGQVQTEPPKDKSGKENEDLSCEVCGQTFRVAFDLAIHMKKHKDSFTYGCHVCGRRFKVPWFLKSHMRTHSDKSGDKSKLQQGLESPVTINEVVQEQAAESISSPFKMCMVCGFLFPNIESLIEHRKIHTKDKASGDSSPQADSQQTGMSAPRDEFLQFLNLRPKAQPETGKQPTGWIPQLDPFTTCQAWQLATKGKIAICREAKEQPRQEGSTDNDDSDKEKLGEVWNESKSHPEGSAKSSSSKTGCTGLAQDKEKPRHANGEVPPGDADPKLSSKSKKSTHCSECGKVFRTYRQLVLHSRVHKKDQRTDAESPTMSVDGQQLRTCSPNLAGTLDENGATEREGGSEDGSADEPPKGLHLDQNDDGGKIKHLTSSRECSYCGKLFRSNYDLNIHLRVHTDEKPYKCEFCDYAAAQKTSLQYHLERHHKDKQVDVAAEVKSEGKNQEAEDVILIANSAQTRNLKRFFDGATDVKGSPPAKQPKGMAPAFQNVLGSTVLSPVHKDTQDFKKNATGVSADQLGRHSVPAYLDMLKNRPAPEAQAINLPRRAEVAAPPHPHPDATAAHKDEAGLKEKAEVAADSRVEPSMDCQEKPLNLALGALHSCQAISLSKSLIPSITCPFCTFKTFYPEVLMMHQRLEHKYNPDSHKNCRNKSWLRNRPTSCPPPLVGEDLPSLSSFPKPKATFPAQSKTLPSEKGKPGPSGPGKTPLASGTDSSTLAPSNLELHRPQPSIGAQGAPASRQQPSEMFSESGVSPVPEKTQRPEMKFKAPVVSGSQPSSSSTIHGSADFTAKHDGLWAPPGRDYFCGRSAGVAGLELGEPLPKRPKAGPFVLGAEQPGPHDQRVLDLPKYLVDPGTTGLLPQKYAFPPLEVLPSKPGFLASGEMDSEDVLTLHXPXGGPGPLYTCAPXASLEGKRPVSXQHXSSSMLPKRNYENFIGNAHSRPKDKKTSFPILGKKGLDGWMCAP; this is translated from the exons ATGACAGGAAACATGCCAACTCAGTCCCTCTTAGTGTATATGGATGGACCGGAAGTTACTGGCAATTCTCTTGGCAGCCAGATGGAGCTAGATGATGCCATGTCAGTAAAAGGGACCACCACTGTTCCTTTCAGAGCCACGCAAGAGAAGAGCATCATCCAAATCGAAGGCTACACGCCCTTGGAATGCATGTTCTGCAGGCAGACCTTCACCCACTCTGAAGACCTCAGTAAGCACGTGCTGCTGCAGCACCGGCCCATCCTCTGTGAGCCCTCAGTTCTGTGCGTGGAAGCAGAGTATCTCAGCCCTCTAGATAAAGGCCAGGTGCAAACAGAACCCCCCAAGGACAAGAGTGGCAAAGAGAATGAAGACCTGAGCTGTGAAGTGTGTGGGCAGACGTTCAGAGTTGCGTTTGACCTGGCGATCCACATGAAGAAACACAAGGACTCTTTCACCTATGGGTGTCACGTGTGTGGACGGAGGTTCAAGGTGCCCTGGTTTCTGAAGAGCCACATGCGAACACACAGCGACAAGTCGGGGGACAAGAGCAAGCTGCAGCAGGGCTTGGAAAGCCCGGTCACCATCAACGAGGTTGTCCAGGAGCAGGCTGCGGAGAGCATCTCCTCTCCTTTCAAGATGTGCATGGTTTGTGGCttcctatttccaaatatagaAAGTCTCATTGAGCACAGGAAGATACACACCAAAGACAAGGCTTCTGGTGACAGCAGTCCCCAGGCAGACTCTCAGCAGACGGGGATGTCAGCCCCAAGAGACGAGTTCCTGCAGTTCTTAAACCTCAGACCCAAAGCTCAGCCTGAAACCGGGAAGCAGCCCACCGGATGGATACCTCAGCTCGACCCATTCACCACCTGCCAGGCCTGGCAGCTGGCCACCAAGGGCAAAATCGCCATCTGCCGGGAGGCGAAGgagcagcccaggcaggaagggagCACCGACAATGATGATTCGGACAAAGAAAAGCTTGGAGAAGTCTGGAACGAGAGTAAAAGCCATCCCGAAGGTTCTGCAAAGTCCAGCTCCAGTAAGACCGGTTGTACAGGCCTAGCACAGGATAAGGAGAAGCCTAGACATGCCAACGGTGAAGTGCCTCCTGGGGACGCGGACCCCAAGTTGTCCAGTAAGAGTAAGAAGTCCACGCATTGCTCTGAGTGTGGCAAGGTGTTCAGAACCTACCGCCAGCTGGTCCTGCACTCGAGAGTCCACAAGAAGGACCAGAGGACAGATGCTGAGTCGCCCACCATGTCTGTGGACGGCCAGCAGCTCAGGACGTGCTCTCCAAACCTAGCCGGCACCCTGGATGAAAACGGAGCCACAGAGCGAGAAGGAGGCTCTGAAGATGGATCCGCGGACGAACCTCCCAAAGGCCTCCATCTGGATCAAAATGATGATGGAGGCAAAATAAAGCATCTGACATCCTCAAGAGAATGTAGTTACTGTGGAAAGCTTTTCCGCTCAAACTATGACCTCAACATTCATCTCAGAGTGCATACGGATGAAAAACCATACAAATGTGAATTTTGTGACTATGCTGCAGCCCAGAAGACCTCTCTACAGTATCACTTGGAGAGACACCACAAAGATAAGCAGGTCGATGTGGCCGCTGAGGTCAAGAGCGAAGGGAAAAACCAGGAAGCAGAAGATGTAATACTCATCGCCAACAGTGCGCAAACCAGaaatttgaaaagatttttcGATGGTGCCACAGATGTGAAAGGCAGCCCACCTGCCAAGCAACCTAAGGGGATGGCCCCTGCCTTTCAGAATGTTCTGGGCAGCACTGTCCTCTCGCCAGTGCACAAAGATACTCAGGATTTCAAGAAAAATGCAACTGGAGTTAGTGCTGATCAGCTAGGCAGACACTCTGTCCCTGCTTATTTGGACATGTTAAAGAACAGACCAGCGCCCGAAGCTCAGGCCATCAACCTCCCTCGCAGAGCAGAAGTGGCTGCTCCCCCTCATCCTCACCCAGATGCCACTGCCGCCCACAAGGACGAGGCTGGCCTCAAAGAGAAGGCAGAGGTGGCAGCAGACAGTAGAGTGGAGCCCAGCATGGACTGTCAAGAGAAACCTTTAAATTTAGCCCTCGGGGCGCTTCACAGTTGCCAGGCAATTTCTTTGAGCAAGAGTTTAATCCCAAGTATCACCTGCCCATTTTGTACTTTCAAGACCTTTTATCCAGAAGTGTTAATGATGCATCAGAGACTGGAGCATAAATACAATCCCGACAGTCACAAAAACTGTAGAAACAAGTCTTGGCTTAGAAACAGACCCACTAGCTGTCCACCACCTCTAGTGGGAGAAGACCTGCCTTCCTTGTCCAGTTTCCCCAAGCCCAAGGCCACCTTCCCAGCCCAGTCCAAGACCCTGCCATCCGAGAAGGGGAAGCCGGGCCCCTCAGGCCCAGGCAAGACCCCTCTGGCCTCAGGGACTGACTCTAGCACTTTAGCCCCCAGTAACCTGGAGTTGCACAGGCCACAGCCCAGCATCGGGGCGCAGGGGGCTCCAGCCTCCAGGCAGCAGCCCTCGGAGATGTTTTCTGAAAGCGGAGTTTCTCCTGTCCCAGAGAAGACCCAAAGGCCAGAGATGAAGTTCAAAGCCCCGGTGGTTTCCGGGTCCCAGCCCTCGAGCAGCAGCACCATCCATGGCTCGGCCGATTTCACAGCCAAGCACGATGGCCTGTGGGCGCCCCCGGGAAGAGACTACTTCTGTGGCCGCAGCGCAGGTGTTGCCGGCCTGGAGCTCGGAGAGCCGCTTCCCAAGAGGCCGAAAGCCGGGCCCTTCGTCCTGGGTGCAGAGCAGCCGGGGCCCCACGACCAAAGGGTCCTTGACCTGCCCAAGTACCTGGTGGACCCCGGAACCACAGGGCTGCTGCCCCAGAAGTACGCGTTCCCTCCGTTGGAGGTGCTGCCCTCCAAGCCGGGGTTCCTGGCATCAGGCGAGATGGACTCCGAGGATGTGCTGACCTTACACTAGCCCTAAGGCGGGCCCGGGCCGCTCTACACCTGCGCCCC CGCTTCGCTGGAAGGAAAAAGGCCTGTGTCTTAGCAACATTGATCTAGCAGCATGCTTCCAAAGAGAAACTATGAGAATTTTATTGGGAATGCACATTCGCGGCCAAAGGACAAGAAAACTTCATTTCCTATTTTGGGAAAGAAAGGTCTTGATGGATGGATGTGTGCTCCATAA